Genomic DNA from Deinococcus aetherius:
AAGGCCGCCGCCCGGGCCCGCGCAAGACCACGAAGAAACGCCTGGCGGGCAGGACCTGGACGAACGAAGACGAAGAGACGCGCGGGCAGGAAGGCGAGCAGGAAGCCGACCGGTTTCCGCACGAGACCCTGGGGACCGAAGACGAGGACGGCCCACCGTTGTGGCAGACCCTGGAGAAACACCGGGCTCCCAAAGAGCCCTGAAAGAGGAAGGCACGGCCCCGAATGCTTGAACCCGGGGCCACTTTCGTCGTCCTGGCACAGGCGCACAACACCGCCTCCCTGCGGTTCCACGCAGGGCAGGGGCACTCCTGGGCGAGGAACGTTCTCTCCGTCCTTCTCGGACGCGGTGAGCGGCGTGACGGTACATCCAGGAAGCAGGAGGTGCATCCCAACCGTCCCCGGAAGGAGGGTTGGGGAGCGGCCAACCCGGGCACCGGGATCGCGCCTTGCCAACCTAGGCCGCGGTCACTATGCAGGGGTATGCGCAGATTCGTTCCCCTGATGCTCGCCTGGGCGGCGAGCACCGGTACCGCCCAGACCACCACTCTGAACGAGGTCACGCAGGCCCTGCACCGGGCCCAGCGCCAGGTGATCGCCTACCTCCCCGACCTCCAGGCACAGATGCTGGCGCAAGCCCTCAAGGAGGCGGCCAGCCGCCGCGTTCACGTCTACCTGATCACACCTCGGCATGCTCACCTGCGGCCCGGCTCGTTCCTTCCCAGCGTCGCCCTTGCCAACGCGGAGCAACCGCCCCTGCCGCTCGGCTACCACTTCGGCGAGCTGAATGCCCCGCCCCTGATCATCGTGGACAACCGGACCCTCTACCTCGGCGCTGGTCTCGCCGACGGCTCCTCGACCGTGCGGCGCGGGACGTCGGCTGAACTCACCCGGGCGCTGACGGCCAGCGCGAACGTCATCAACGCCTCTCCGAATGTCCCCGCCCGGGTGCTGATCAAGGAAAGGTACGGCCTGGCATGGTGAAGCCTTTTCCCGTCACCGACCTCACCACGCCAGCCGAGTACGCGGCGGTGCAGGAGCGCTTTCCGGAGGAACTCCGGCAGATCATCGCCCCAAACCTGGTGGAAATCGACGAGATCATCCTCGACCTGAATCAGCCCCTGAGCGTGCGGTTCGGAGGGCTGCGCATCGACTACCCGTTGGTGCTGGACCCGGTGCTGTTCGGCCGAGTCGACACCGAGATGCAGTCCGGAGTCACCAAGGGCTGGCGGGCGGACGGACGCATCGGTATCCCCGGGACCTTGCATCGGATCAGCCGCGAGACCAACCTCCAGGGGGCCAGCGTGATGATCACCGTGCGCATTGGCCGAGCCCTGATCGGCGTCGCCGGGCCGCTGCGCGATGTCCTCCAGGATGCCATCGACCGGGGCGTGGGCATCGCCATCATCGGGCCGCCCTTCGTCGGGAAGACGACCCTCCTCAGGGACATCGCGCGCATCATGGCTGAGCGGCTGGGCCGCGGCCTGATCATCATGGACACCAGCAATGAGATCGGCGGGGACAGCGACCTCGCTCACTGGATCATCGGCAAAGCCCGGCGAGTCATCATCGGGGACCCCCAGTTGCAGGGTGGAAAGTACGCGCGCGCGATCGCCAATGCCGCCCCTCAGGCCCTGCTGGGTGACGAGCTCGGGTACCGGAACGACATCCCGATCATCGTCGAGAACGCCCCGCGTGGAGTGCCCATCACCGCCACCCTGCACGGCCGGGACATGGATCGAGTGGTGAAGAGCCAGAAGCTCTGGCCGCTGCTGGGAATCCGGGACGGGCGGAAGCTCGACCCCAGCACCTTCGCCATCGCCATCGAGGTCATGGACCGCGGCCACTACCGGGTCCACACCGACTTCGACCGGAGTATCGAGGCCCTGCTCGACAACGCCACCCCCACCGAAGGTCTTCACGAAATCCGCGTCGCCTGAACCCGAAGGCCCTGCGACAACGGGACGTGCCAGGCGTCCCGTTGTTCTTCTTTTCCAACCCCGGGCCCCTTCACGAGGAGCCGTTCCCTTGCTGCAAGGAACACCGGAGGCGCGCTCCAAGAACACAAGCACCAAGTCCATCCTCGTCCCTCGCCCGACGGGCGCGGTTCCAGCAGAGACATGGCGGTGCTGGTCTCCCGGCACAACTCCCTGTTCGAGTTCCTTTCTCACACACAGAAACTGAGACAGGGCGACAGGTCAAAGGTGGGGGGTCTGTGGGTGATTCAGCTTTTTCAGAAACGAAACGTTCCCCCTCCTGCACCGCCAGCCTTCACCCCGCCTGAAGCACGTGTCCGTGCTCGTCTTCCAGCTTCAGACCGCCCTGCCCCAACCTCGAAGTACAAAGCACTTAAAAATTTAAACCAGAAGTATTCAAACTTCTCATCCGCGTGAGAGGGTGAAGTGAGGAGCGGACGGTTCATCGAGAGAAGCCCGCCCATGCTGAGCCCTCCGGATGCCAGCGGTGAGGGCAGGAGAACGTTCCTTGAAGAATCGCCTCAAGACCCCGGGACGTGTCCGGCAGTGATGCGAAAACACGCCGGGGGTGCCGTGGAGGCAGGGGTTTTGATGGCCTGGAGGAACCGAAGTCACCTGCACCGTGAGAGGGTCACGGCGAGCCTCGCCAGACCGCTACCAGTGCCGATCTGCCTGCGACAGTCTCCACGCCAGGCCACCTGACTCGGGCATCACCTTTCCCCACCGTCGGTGCCCGAGCAGCCCTCCCCCGTCCTCGTGCCCCTCTCGTTCACAACAGAGAGCGGGCGGGCGACGCTCCGTGTTCGCGCTCTGGCCCGGCGGGACCCTCGCCGCTCAGGCGGCGCGCTCACTCCATCTCAAGACCTGTTGCGCAGTAGTTGAAGGGCAGCGGGGCGACGGTTCACGTCGCCCCGCTGCCCTACGCTAGGTTTCAGGTCGTGGGCAGGAGGAGTCGGCGTTGCCAGCGGA
This window encodes:
- a CDS encoding phospholipase D-like domain-containing protein produces the protein MRRFVPLMLAWAASTGTAQTTTLNEVTQALHRAQRQVIAYLPDLQAQMLAQALKEAASRRVHVYLITPRHAHLRPGSFLPSVALANAEQPPLPLGYHFGELNAPPLIIVDNRTLYLGAGLADGSSTVRRGTSAELTRALTASANVINASPNVPARVLIKERYGLAW
- a CDS encoding AAA family ATPase is translated as MVKPFPVTDLTTPAEYAAVQERFPEELRQIIAPNLVEIDEIILDLNQPLSVRFGGLRIDYPLVLDPVLFGRVDTEMQSGVTKGWRADGRIGIPGTLHRISRETNLQGASVMITVRIGRALIGVAGPLRDVLQDAIDRGVGIAIIGPPFVGKTTLLRDIARIMAERLGRGLIIMDTSNEIGGDSDLAHWIIGKARRVIIGDPQLQGGKYARAIANAAPQALLGDELGYRNDIPIIVENAPRGVPITATLHGRDMDRVVKSQKLWPLLGIRDGRKLDPSTFAIAIEVMDRGHYRVHTDFDRSIEALLDNATPTEGLHEIRVA